The following DNA comes from Hordeum vulgare subsp. vulgare chromosome 3H, MorexV3_pseudomolecules_assembly, whole genome shotgun sequence.
agtGTTAGTACCGTCCCGTATTATTGTGCTGGCGGACTTTTGCACAACCGCAACCtccgcggtagtagtttttttactaccgctctctagtGTTAGTACCGTCCCGTATTATTGTGCCGGCGGACTTTTGCACAACCGCAACCTTAGCGGAGGTAGGCACGAAAGTAATTTTTTTTACTTCATGGCAGTTATatctaccgtgcggtagtaccgctcctagcagtggtagtaccgctgtgctcgggctgAATGTGGGGGTAACGGGCAgattcttccccccactatataaagggagtcttcttccccattgtatctgatccatccgttgagctcgtgttcttcccccattattgaccttcttagagcttgctgactttcaatccctccaatgattctttctagttcttgaggaaaaagagagaggagatctagatccacatctccaccaattactttctcctctatgtgagggaaaccccttggatcttgatcttggagttctttgcgagctccttgttcttcctctcatattcctccatagcttttgttgttgtggagggatttaagtgtgagggacttgaccacttcgtgtattcttaccattgcattagttgcatcggtttgagttctccacgatgatacgtggaagtgagaagttgagaagcttgttACCCTTAGGCACTTGGtagccctagagattgttcttcgtggatgctttggcatcctagaagcttggtggcgcctcagagctcaatcattgtggtgcaaagctccgggcaagcatcggagtctccaattaagttgtggatattttcccgagcatttgtggtcacctcgaagccatatgtcattgtggtgaagcttcatgatgttgttggaagcctccaattaagttgtggagattgccccaaccttgtttgtatgggttcggtgaccattctcaagggccccttagtggaatcacgacatcttgcattgtgcgagaacgtgaggagattatggtggccttagtggcattttAGGAAGCATTGTGCCTACACATCGTTTCAAACGGAGATTAacgtctgcaagggtgtgaattttgggatacatcgtcgtctccgcattCCTCGATTATcttttacccgaaccctttacttatgtacTTTACTTTATGAtaaccatattgtttcttgtcatataccttgctatcacttagttgtttaacttgcttagcataagttgttggtgcacataggtgagcctagttgttttagattttgtgcttgacaaattaaacgttagttttatccctcatttgttcaagcctaaaccataattattttaaaacgcctattcacccccttctctttaggcgacatccacgtccttttagcTGTGcctttcaaaaatgaaaaaaatgcattctttattatttttattctttCACAAGAGCCACGATTTTGcttgttgttttttccttccGCGGGAGACACATCTTTTCTGTTTGGATTTTTTCAAATTCTTTTGTCAAAAACTATTAACATATGATCTAATTTTAAAGATCTCGATGCGAGGAATCCAATTATGAAAAAGGTTCGAGATTTAAACACATAGTTTAAAATATAAAACATTTTGACAATACAAAtatatgaaaaaaatgaaaacctcTCAAGTTGCATTGTTACGCGGGCAGACCGGGCCGGACTCGAACTTGCAAGAAACAATATTTAGCCTAGGTCGGGCCGGGCCAGCTGGGCTTTGTCGGACTTTTCCAGGTTGGGGGCCGATTTATTAGGCCCGACGGTCAGACTTACGATTGGACCGGATTAGGTTCGGGACTAAGTTTTTTAGTTTGGAGAAAGGACATATAGAAAAAAAGATAGAGCtagacaaagaaaaacaaaatgtaTGGCGTCGACAGCAGGATTCGAACCTGCGCAGGCAAAGCCCAACAGATTTCGAGTCTGTCTCCGCATTCCTCGATTATcttttacccgaaccctttacttatgtacTTTACTTTATGAtaaccatattgtttcttgtcatataccttgctatcacttagttgtttaacttgcttagcataagttgttggtgcacataggtgagcctagttgttttagattttgtgcttgacaaattaaacgttagttttatccctcatttgttcaagcctaaaccataattattttaaaacgcctattcacccccttctctttaggcgacatccacgtccttttagcTGTGcctttcaaaaatgaaaaaaatgcattctttattatttttattctttCACAAGAGCCACGATTTTGcttgttgttttttccttccGCGGGAGACACATCTTTTCTGTTTGGATTTTTTCAAATTCTTTTGTCAAAAACTATTAACATATGATCTAATTTTAAAGATCTCGATGCGAGGAATCCAATTATGAAAAAGGTTCGAGATTTAAACACATAGTTTAAAATATAAAACATTTTGACAATACAAAtatatgaaaaaaatgaaaacctcTCAAGTTGCATTGTTACGCGGGCAGACCGGGCCGGACTCGAACTTGCAAGAAACAATATTTAGCCTAGGTCGGGCCGGGCCAGCTGGGCTTTGTCGGACTTTTCCAGGTTGGGGGCCGATTTATTAGGCCCGACGGTCAGACTTACGATTGGACCGGATTAGGTTCGGGACTAAGTTTTTTAGTTTGGAGAAAGGACATATAGAAAAAAAGATAGAGCtagacaaagaaaaacaaaatgtaTGGCGTCGACAGCAGGATTCGAACCTGCGCAGGCAAAGCCCAACAGATTTCGAGTCTGTCTCCTTAACCACTCGGACATATCGACCCACTTGCCTCTTTCATTGCTCCAAATTTAATCTTCAATGACAGCAGAAAACCTAACTGCCTTGCTCTGTTctcgtcttcggctcccctttgcTTGCCTACCAAAGGCCTCTGCGTCTTCGCGATACCTGCGCCGCCGCCATGGACGCCGCCACCGCAAGGTAAGGGATCCTCTgccttcctcctcatcctccaaCCCACGCGATACCCCCCTCACGCCCGTGCCCCCCTTGTCCGCGCAGCCGCCTCCGCGCCTTCGAGAGCTGGATGCGGGAGCACGGCGTCGTCTGCAGCGACGCGCTCCGCCTCGACGCCAGCGAGGCCGGCGGCGTCTACGTGCGCGCGCTCGCGGCGCTCCGGGAGGGCGACGTCGTTGCCACCATCCCGCGCCGCGCGTGCCTGACGCCGCGCACGACCGGGGCCGCCGCGGCCATCAAGGACGCGCAGCTCGGCGGTACCCTCgctctcgccgtcgccgtcaTGTACGAGCGCGCGCGTGGCGCCGAGTCGCCGTGGTACGACTACCTCCGCCTGATCCCGGACTGCGAGCCCGTGCCGCTAGTCTGGCCCGAGGACGAGGCCGAGCGCCTCCTTGCCGGCACCGAGCTCGATAAGGTGAAACCTTCTCCTGTAGTAAGTCGCGGTGCGTATGTATCTTAGATGTGATTGATGTTGCAATGCAGTAAATTCTGTGAATTTTGCGTTTATGTTGAGTGGATTCCTCTGATACATCTTTGCACTAGTTCGGTTAGTTTGAGTTGCCTGAAACCGTGACTTGTTTGCTCAAATTATTTGTATCGTGAGCTAATTGGACAGTATCCAAAGATGTATTCCAACTTTCTGTGAAATCATATGAGCTAATTTCATTGTATTATGTTTCATATTGCTCTTCTTGTCTAAGCGTAGAGATTTATCTAAAAACGGCAAATTTCTAGGCAGACAGTGAAGCAAGACAGGGGATTCCTTTGTGAGGATTGGAAAGAATGTATCGAGCCCCTCATTGCGTCTGGAGAATTGGGGGTCAATCCAGATGATCTTAGCCTGGAGAAATATTTTGCTGCTAAAAGTCTTCTTTCATCAAGGTCCTTCCGTATAGATAAATTTCATGGTTCTGGAATGGTTCCCCTGGCTGACCTGTAAGCTACAATCTACTTGTGTATTTTGATTCATTTTACCTGCTTATGTTGCAAATGCTGCATCAGTTACATAGTAGTGACTGGTGAGGTATAGTGGTGTGAATATTAACATGGATATGTGCCCTTCACTGCATTTGCTTATCAGTTTTAATCACAAGACTGATGGTGAACATGTCCACTTCACTAAGTCAGACGCCTCAGActctgatgaagaagaagatggtgatgatcAAAGCAATACAGActcagatgaagaagaaggtAGCAATGATCAAAGCAATGTACACTTggttgaagaagaagatgacgatgatCGAAGCAATGCTTCTGCTGATGAACCGTCAACTGTTGAAAATTCCACCGCCAATCCTTCAGGTTATTTTCATTGACATTGACAGTATAGCTTGTAGTTGATTGATGGGGAGTTTCGCTCATGATTATTCTTGTACTTAGGTGAAGGATATAACGATGAAGATTTGGAAATGATTATTGTGAGAGAAGCCAATCCAGGGGATGAGGTAatgcacagctgctaacttgccaTTGATTTGTGGTCAAGTGATTGCTCTATTTTGTTGTTTTGGGTCTCCATTAGGTCCGTGTATCAATGCAATCACTGTTCTCTGTTGGGATGAAACAATACCATACTAATAATGCAActtcttttctctctctttgGACTCTAGGTTTATAATACGTATGGTACCATGGGAAATGCTGCTTTGCTTCATCGCTATGGTTTTACAGAACTTGACAACCCATACGACATTGTTAACATCGACTTAACACTGGTCACCAAGTGgtgcttgtccaagtactccCATCGATATGCAAAAGCAAGGATATCACTATGGCATAAGCTGGGCTATTCAGGCTGCACCAGTGAAGATGCCGAGTACTTTGAGATCTCATACGATGGAGAGCCCCAGCTCGACCTTTTAATCCTCCTCTACATCGTCTTTTTGGAGCCTGAAGTTTATGACAAGTTGGTCTGTGAAGCTGAGGATCTGATTGGCGATGATGAGCAGGACGATGAGCAGGATACCATCGATAGTTTTGCTAAGGTTGTCAAAGTAACAAGACCCGCTAAAAATGGGGTCGAAAAACTGCCTGATGTGAAGAAGCTACTGCATAGTGAGAGCATTGGCT
Coding sequences within:
- the LOC123442039 gene encoding ribosomal lysine N-methyltransferase 3, which codes for MDAATASRLRAFESWMREHGVVCSDALRLDASEAGGVYVRALAALREGDVVATIPRRACLTPRTTGAAAAIKDAQLGGTLALAVAVMYERARGAESPWYDYLRLIPDCEPVPLVWPEDEAERLLAGTELDKTVKQDRGFLCEDWKECIEPLIASGELGVNPDDLSLEKYFAAKSLLSSRSFRIDKFHGSGMVPLADLFNHKTDGEHVHFTKSDASDSDEEEDGDDQSNTDSDEEEGSNDQSNVHLVEEEDDDDRSNASADEPSTVENSTANPSGEGYNDEDLEMIIVREANPGDEVYNTYGTMGNAALLHRYGFTELDNPYDIVNIDLTLVTKWCLSKYSHRYAKARISLWHKLGYSGCTSEDAEYFEISYDGEPQLDLLILLYIVFLEPEVYDKLVCEAEDLIGDDEQDDEQDTIDSFAKVVKVTRPAKNGVEKLPDVKKLLHSESIGSALASIADIRESLYGSSTLKDDEEKLRTCSRVSERNLYHSLVLRVSERKILGRLRKHASSWSKIKKRKHT